Proteins co-encoded in one Fusarium fujikuroi IMI 58289 draft genome, chromosome FFUJ_chr06 genomic window:
- a CDS encoding probable DAL7-malate synthase 2, which yields MASVDSVLQGVSVSGKVDDIHRKILTPEALAFLALLHRSFNERRKNLLERRKARQAELDRGVLPDFLPETKHIRENPTWKGAPPAPGLVDRRVEITGPTDRKMVVNALNANVYTYMADFEDSSAPTWDNMINGQVNLYDANRRQVDFKQGQKEYKLRTDRKLPTLIVRPRGWHLEEKHVTVDGEPISGSLFDFGLYFFHNAFETQRQGFGPYFYLPKMESHLEARLWNDAFNLAQDYIGMPRGTIRGTVLIETILAAFEMDEIIYELRDHSSGLNCGRWDYIFSVIKKFRNNPNFVLPDRSAVTMTVPFMESYVKLLIQTCHKRGVHAMGGMAAQIPIKNDTAANDKAMEGVRADKLREVRAGHDGTWVAHPALASIATEIFDKHMPTPNQLFVRREDVTIGQNDLLNMNVPGTVTEEGIKKNLNIGLGYMEAWIRGVGCVPINYLMEDAATAEVSRSQLWQWVKHGVNTAEGKRVDKSYALKLLKEVADQLAASAPKGNKYHLAAQYFSSQVTGEDYADFLTTLLYNEITQAGPPSPASKL from the exons ATGGCTTCCGTCGATTCTGTCCTTCAGGGTGTCTCCGTTTCTGGCAAGGTTGACGACATCCACCGCAAGATCCTCACACCCGAGGCTCTCGCCTTTCTTGCACTGCTGCACCGTTCCTTCAATGAGCGACGCAAGAATCTCCTTGAGCGACGCAAGGCTCGCCAGGCCGAGCTTGATCGAGGAGTTCTCCCCGACTTTCTTCCTGAGACTAAGCATATTCGCGAGAACCCTACATGGAAGGGTGCGCCTCCCGCCCCGGGCCTGGTGGACCGTCGTGTTGAGATCACCGGCCCCACAGACCGGAAGATGGTTGTCAACGCACTAAACGCCAATGTCTACACTTACATGGCTGATTTTGAGG ACTCAAGTGCCCCAACTTGGGACAATATGATCAATGGACAGGTCAACCTGTACGACGCCAACCGTCGCCAGGTCGACTTCAAGCAGGGACAAAAGGAGTACAAGCTTCGCACCGACCGCAAGCTACCTACTCTCATTGTCCGTCCTCGTGGCTGGCACCTCGAGGAAAAGCATGTCACAGTTGATGGCGAGCCTATCTCTGGTTCCCTCTTCGACTTTGGTCTTTACTTCTTCCACAATGCCTTTGAGACCCAACGTCAGGGCTTCGGTCCCTACTTTTACCTTCCAAAGATGGAGAGCCATCTTGAGGCTCGCCTTTGGAACGACGCCTTCAACCTTGCTCAAGACTACATCGGTATGCCCAGAGGCACCATCCGAGGTACTGTTCTGATTGAGACCATTCTTGCCGCTTTCGAGATGGACGAGATCATTTATGAGCTTCGCGACCACAGCTCTGGCCTCAACTGCGGTCGATGGGACTACATCTTCAGCGTCATCAAGAAGTTCCGCAACAACCCCAACTTTGTCCTGCCAGACCGTTCCGCGGTCACCATGACTGTTCCCTTTATGGAATCATATGTGAAACTTCTGATCCAGACATGCCATAAGCGTGGTGTTCACGCCATGGGTGGTATGGCTGCACAGATCCCTATCAAGAATGATACTGCTGCCAACGACAAGGCTATGGAGGGTGTCCGCGCTGACAAGCTCCGTGAAGTCCGTGCTGGACACGACGGCACTTGGGTTGCCCATCCTGCTCTTGCAAGCATCGCTACCGAGATCTTTGACAAGCATATGCCGACTCCCAACCAGCTATTtgtgagaagagaggatgTTACCATTGGCCAGAACGATCTGCTCAACATGAACGTCCCCGGTACCGTCACGGAAGAGGGAATCAAGAAGAACCTCAACATTGGTCTTGGCTATATGGAGGCATGGATTCGCGGAGTGGGTTGTGTCCCTATCAACTACCTCATGGAGGATGCTGCCACCGCCGAAGTCTCTCGAAGCCAACTTTGGCAATGGGTCAAACATGGTGTTAACACTGCTGAGGGCAAGCGTGTTGATAAGTCGTACGCTTTGAAGCTGCTCAAGGAGGTTGCTGATCAGCTTGCTGCGTCTGCCCCCAAGGGTAACAAATACCACCTTGCTGCTCAATATTTCTCTAGTCAGGTCACTGGCGAGGATTATGCCGACTTCCTCACAAC TCTTCTTTACAATGAAATCACTCAGGCTGGACCTCCCAGCCCTGCTTctaagctataa